ataaatagTTAAGCTCTTGatagtaaaaatattgtatagaaactttatatttataaaaacacaAGCAGTCATTGGCAACTCTATCACATTTCTCCCAGTGTAATGAGACTACTAGAAGTATAACTACATGAAATCGGGCGTAAATTTTAACTTTGCCAATTCAATTGAGATTACCTCAATAAATCCAGAATTTGCGCCTGCACTATTGACATTGGAAACCTGTGTCGTTTTCTCTACTGGTGTCATCACAACGTCTTGATGTGAAGATGAAAGTTGTTGCAATTGACCAAATGCCTCTTGACGGGAAAATGGGATCAGAAATTGTGGCAGTTTACCACTTACTTTTTGGTGTGCAGAAGGTGAAGAAAATACTGGCCATTCACCAGTTACCTACCCAAAAAATgcctttattaaaatatccaacAGAAGTTAAAGCAAACTAAAATATTTACCACTTACTTTTTGGAGTGCAGAAGGTGAGGAAAATACTGGCCATTCACCAGTTACCTGCCCAAAAAATgcctttattaaaatatccaacAATAGAAGTTAAAGCAAACTAAAATTTACCACTTACTTTTTGGTGTGCAGAAGGTGAGGAAAATACTGGCCATTCACCAGTTACCTGTCCAAGAAATgcctttattaaaatatccaacGATAGAAGTTAAagcaaactaaaatatattagcTGAAGTAATGTTCATTACACGTGATGGCATCAAGTTGCTTCCTATGTTGAGTGCTTCAActgcaacaaaaagaaaaatatatatgaagaaGAGAGTAGCAGGTAAAGGGAGGGAGGAGGGAGAACGATGAGCTTGCATTGACCCTGAATATGTCACCCCAACTTTATTATGAAACATCCAAGTTATCAGTGAAATAATAGTTTTACTTGTCCTCTATTCATAATAATCAACTATCAAGAACATATTTAAGGATAGCATGAAGGTTTCTACCATGCTAATCTTTCAGATGTTTAAGCTTAAATGATATTGATGTCCTTTCTTTAGCTTGTTTAAATACTTCACTACAAGTGaattaatagaaaaagtgaGTATCTTTCAAGTTCTAAGTTGTAAAATATTAGAGATgggattttttatataaaaaaacagatgggaagaagaaatttattaattatttttaacagaCATAATTGTCATCCACAGAAAGTATAGATTGTCAGTTAACTAACATCCAGTTTCAACACTTAATGCTAAAGTAGACAGATCCTACTCTTGTCATGCATAATTTTCTGATTCAGTCCTGTTAGAAATTCCACATTATGTACTATGAGCTAGTACTAAAGTCTTGAGACTCTGTCACTTGATAAACTAGGTTTTTGGATTTAGTTATCTTGTGCTTAATTCCAAGCAATTGGTGCTTTCACTGAAGACCCCCCCTAAAATGGGTGTCGTGTAAAGGGAGTACCACATTTGAGGCAAGACGATTTCAACGTTTTCTAGGTCATTCAATTCAAAATGCTCTAATGTGGCCTAATGAAGCAGAGAAAGAAACGTACCAGGATTAAAATTATTAGGAAATTGATACATTGGTTGAACATTTATCGAAGACCCTACTCCTTGAAAAGCATTACGTCCTTGCATTCCTCCTAACAACCCACGTTTTTCCTGCAACTAGTTCCATCCCAGGTGAGATTTGATCACATAATTTCATCCATAAACCAACTTGAGTTGGCTACAATAAGAAGAAGAGGGTAACTCACATGCATTTGTCTGAAGAATTCAAAATCATTGTTGACAGACCACCACTCCAGCAAAAATCCTTCTGGAACATCCACAGCTGAAAAAATCAATCCCACATTTTCCAGTCAGAAAAACTGCCGCACAACAATTAATAATCCCCAGACTAATACCTAAAAGAAGCAATAGAAAGGATatgaaagaacaaaaatttCTGAAGAGAAACTACCACCAAGAAATtcttactaaaaaatatttacatttttaatcaagaaaacaaaataatcacaAATATACCCTCTGTTTCACATCGTAGTTTTTTACCAGCTACAAACAGTCGTGTGTGGTGGTAGCCATTGCAGGGTTTTCTTGGGTGTAGTGAAAGGGCTTAAATACATAAGCTTAAATACACTCTTCCAAACATTCCCTAAATAATGGGATCATTCCCTCAATAAGAATCCTTCAAGAAAAGCAGCACATATAAGAAACAGAACAGGCAAAGTTTTCTCACATGACTTTCAAATTGCTAATTAAGTCAAACTTCGTAACTGTTAAATAGAAAGGATATTTGGACAATCCAAAAATCAAAACAACTAAACTACAATTCCAAAAGTCAATCTTTCTCCACAAACTCAATGAGATGCTCAACTctccaataataaaataatattaaatttttcaaaaattgggtttttaatAATTGCAAGTGCTAAAgttgttgttaaaatatatacCTTAAAAAAAGGGCATTCTTGCATTACATACAGTAAAAAAAGATCATATTTTGAAGAACACCCAAGTTAAAATTCCTAGTTTACAAAACCATTCCAATTTTAATTCTCATCTCGGAACCTTCTTTTTACTTTTGAGAAATGCTATTTTTACAACCAAAAGAGAAGTATGAGATAAATAAAGGGCTGCTGTGGAGATAAGAGAGATAGATATATAAGTtttgttgtttaattaattaattgtacaCAGACTGCAATAAATATCGATATTAAATAGCCTATTACATTTAGAAAGAGagggataatttttttttttcataaccaATGTTAACACGGATGGTTCATCATTGAAAACAATGACTAAATATGTTGAAAATACATATGAATCAAAATCTAGACCATTTGTAATgtaatttttaacatgaaagTTTAGTGtctatattttaagaatattgattttatataaaatgattataaaaatgtaaatttttgtattttttttttaaatgaaaagaataaagtatgtaaagatattgttaaataaataaataaaatttaaatgtatgagatatttttcttaacttatAACACCTCAAATGAGGTTGTTTGTTCAAGAGGGACAATTACTCCTgagaaacaaaacaattaatggaaataaatgtaattttggactgtgataatttaatatatatatatatatatttatatatatatatatatatatatatatatatatactttaaataatacttttgtaACCGTAATCTAAATTCTAAAATGTTTGTCATATACCAACATATGATGACATATCAAACTGTATCCATTGAAGGATTTGActaatcttttattaaaattttcctGCAACATGTAACTATCACAGCATCTAAAAACTTGATTCCTGTAAGGTCCACATTTTAGGATGATGAAACAGTAActctcaaattaaaaatcaagaattgagattttaattacttaattaatatatttctcaGGTACGTTTACTTTTATAACAATTTCAACATTTGACTTTTCAATCAATGGTTATTAAATGATAGTGACCATGCGGGCAGATTACTTGTTTTCATAATGGATAAATATACTcagacaacattttttataatatttgaatatgatcatatcatacgtgtcattgtgtgattgattCATAGTGGTGTTATTGTATCGTTTGGACGAATCACAAAAATGACACATatgataatgtttaaatattgttaaaaaatgttgtctatatatcattatcttttcaTAATTGGGCATTGTAAAACAGTTTCTAACaagttattaacttttttttttctgtcaattGAAAACTTGTGGTTCAggaacataaaataatttcttcttcCTATCTCCTTTTCTGCGCccagaattaaaaaaaacagagaaaacgTGTTTTTCAAATTGATGGACAAGAATTGGATTAAAGAGATTTCATGAAAATAACTACTTACCATGAAAACCTTCAATCAATTTAGTAAAACCTTGGGTAATTTCTTCTACCAAAACCCAACACATGAACAGGAAAAAGGacaaaactttttcaaaaaaatggcAGATAACATGCAGAGAGAAAGAAATCCACCCAGAAGAGCAACCAAAGGAAGAAGCACCGAGAACAAACAAACCATagcagaaaaaaaaacgaattaAGAAATGCTATACCATCAGTCGAAAAAGCAGCGGCATCCAGATGAAGGTTGGTCTCGTTGCTGAAAACCTCAGCAGTGTGGCGCATGTTTCGTTTGACAAGATAATCATAAACATAGCGTTCAAAccttgaaagaaagagaatgaaaaagtgATCAGAAAAAACAACGACGACCCAGAtgagaaaatgagagaaaaggaCAGAAGAAAAATGAGGGTGGTGGAGATGGTACGTCTGGCGAGAGCTCCAGTGCGAGTCCATGGCTTGAAAGGTGGAgaattgagagagagaaagggagaagaaagagagaagaggaagaagatgaacagtgaaggaagagagagagagatttaaaTGAGCATTGGCATTGTGAAAGAAACGCTTTGTTGCATTAGATAGATGTTAGAGATGAGAGATAGTATGAATGAGGAGAAAGTTCCATGCAGCCAGCAAAGTTAACAAGTTAATTCAAACAACGGTTCTTCTGCTATTTGGAATAGACGGTTACTGCACTTTCTATAACTCCTCCATTCACTGTATTTTCTCATTTCCTCCTGTCATataagaacttttttttttttttctgtcaaacacatagtaataataataataataataatgttgttattattattaataaatgagGGTGCTGATATGGTAAtacatttgttttatatatgtattatttctTAGCTGTATGTAACCGACTTTAGGGAGATAATTAAGTGTAATTAGTATTTAATGGATCTGTAACTTTGAGACTTCAATGAACTTTGTATTCTTTCTCAATCCTATTAATTGATATAACAGGAATTTATTGAATTCTTAAAATTGTAATTCAGgctcattaaatatatatgtaacaaATGTCACatactttttgtaattttgagaaataataGATGATGCATTGAAATGTGTTTTGCAAAACTAGTTTATACAGCAGGagataaatatgaattattaattattaaactttaatcataaattttaagttgATAAATAACTTATCTCAATTTCGTCCAATCCTAAGGATTTAGCCATATCTACGTGTGTTTTGGGATATAAAAAGTCAAGACCAAAAACTTCCCATTTAAAAGGTTGATAAGTTAAAAAGTTCacaaaaattatgtgaaggcAAGTTTATGGATTTTCcttttaaacatgaaaatatattattaatttttttatacaggtTGATCTGTgactatttttaactaaattaattaattaattttcagtttATAAAGGCATATATTAGTCTTTGACCTAAGtcaatttgtttcaaattttaacaCGAATTATCTTGACATAATCTTTGACTTTAATCAAGCTTACACAATTGAATTTGGTCAAATTTTAGTTGAATTCAACCGAATTATGGTTATGGTTGAGTTTGACGAAATTTGATCAAAGTCAACTTGGCTCCCTCCATTTGGCCAAATTTACATAAGATGAATTCGATCGAATTCAgccaaatttcaatttcaatcaaaatttcCAGAATGCGATCGAAATAGTCGTGACtaaaattcaattgaatttgGTTGTACGGTCCCTAGTTCAAAGTTGCCTGCACTTTTTAATGAACTAGGAAAATTTGAAGACTAAATTCATTGTGCCAGTCCATTTTGACCTTCGACAAGGGTTAACCCTTCTAGACCATCGACACGGGAGATCCGTCTCAAACTTCGACAAAGACTAACTTGTCTCAACAATAGTTTTGAGCCAAGTCATCTCAACCTTCGGCTCAGGCCGACCCATATGGGCCTTAGCTTGGATCAATCTTTCTCGACCTACAGCCTAGGCCAGCTTTACTTGACCTTCAACCTGGGTGACCCTTCTTGACCTTTTGCTCACACTGACTCATCTCGACCTTCAGTCTAGGCTAACTCTTATCGACCTTTGGCCTAGACCAGCTCATCACGACCTTCGACTTGAGCCTTGTCTATCTCGACCTTCAAACTAGGTCAGCCTGTTTAGACACCCGACCCTTCATCTTTGCCTTGTCCATCCTTGCAATCGATTTGGATTTGTCTGTCTCGACCTTCAACCTATGTAGTTTAACCGTTTTGAGCCATCTCAAATTTCATCTCAAATCGACCCATCTCAAAATAGACCAAGTCGGGCGGTCTTGAACTTCGACCCAAACCAACCTATCTCAACCTTCAACTCTAGTCGGTCTGTCTCGACCTTTGTCCTTAGTTGGCCCCATCTTGAACTTCAACCTGGGTCGGCTAGCCTTAGACATCGACCTAGACTTATCAGTCTCAACCTTCAGCCTGTACTTGTTCGTCTCAAATTTCAACCCAAACTAACATGTCTCGAACTTTGGTTTAGGCCAACTTGTCTTGAACTTCAATCCTACCTAACGTGTCTCAGACTTAAACTCCAATTAGTCCATGTCAATCTTTAATTTAGACCAGCTCGTTCCAACCTTCGACTCAAGACGACTTATCTTAATTTTTGACCTaaagtcaaaatattatttttaagaattaattaaagtattttattgaAACTCACCTTAATCTTAATCTTAActctcttgaaaaaaaaaattgagaagtaAGATTTTGTTTACTCCCTTATTTAAAAGTCCCTTAAAAGGGGGCTTAATGAAAGTGGATTAACCTTGGACTATCAACCAAATTGACGCCTCTAACAAAAAgatatacatttattaaatataataaataaaata
Above is a genomic segment from Vigna radiata var. radiata cultivar VC1973A chromosome 10, Vradiata_ver6, whole genome shotgun sequence containing:
- the LOC106776158 gene encoding uncharacterized protein LOC106776158 isoform X1, which gives rise to MDSHWSSRQTFERYVYDYLVKRNMRHTAEVFSNETNLHLDAAAFSTDAVDVPEGFLLEWWSVNNDFEFFRQMHLQEKRGLLGGMQGRNAFQGVGSSINVQPMYQFPNNFNPVEALNIGSNLMPSRVTGEWPVFSSPSAHQKVTGEWPVFSSPSALQKVTGEWPVFSSPSAHQKVSGKLPQFLIPFSRQEAFGQLQQLSSSHQDVVMTPVEKTTQVSNVNSAGANSGFIEETDPLIENLLKSFWLFEPDEPSLFDKSTVGQSSRNAENLVERGVGNTSMNTIAGSSQALEDDNKSDTSDCSSSFEFVLSDADGSSDPQLESNGET
- the LOC106776158 gene encoding uncharacterized protein LOC106776158 isoform X2 is translated as MDSHWSSRQTFERYVYDYLVKRNMRHTAEVFSNETNLHLDAAAFSTDAVDVPEGFLLEWWSVNNDFEFFRQMHEKRGLLGGMQGRNAFQGVGSSINVQPMYQFPNNFNPVEALNIGSNLMPSRVTGEWPVFSSPSAHQKVTGEWPVFSSPSALQKVTGEWPVFSSPSAHQKVSGKLPQFLIPFSRQEAFGQLQQLSSSHQDVVMTPVEKTTQVSNVNSAGANSGFIEETDPLIENLLKSFWLFEPDEPSLFDKSTVGQSSRNAENLVERGVGNTSMNTIAGSSQALEDDNKSDTSDCSSSFEFVLSDADGSSDPQLESNGET